From a single Micromonospora sp. WMMD1102 genomic region:
- a CDS encoding MCE family protein, with the protein MIGRTARLQVLAFLMVSVLGISYVAIRYVGLGDRLLGHGYLVHADFADAGGIFPNASVGYRGVPVGRVDSVDLHDGAVRVTLRLDEGVRVPDALRAVVSQRSAVGEQYVDLRPERDTGPWLRDGAVIGRDRTGVPLAPETLLANLDALVRSIDPDDLAVVIDELGVAFEGNEAALRRILDASGALLAEATVRLPETVALIRDGRTVLRTQQESAEALRRWADGLARLAETVRAADPDLRRILADGPPAATELVGLLRDLDPSIGTLLGNLVAVNGVAARRLPGIEQLLVVYPLVVDGAFTVTPGDGSVHFGLVLNVADPPACVYDGSAECTSAEAARGSSVRGSAAAPRPGGTDPPPPRPGGPALAPPDEPDGDDTPPVSPATVAGYDPATGLALGPAGGPLSFGSTGGQYRLAGDQSWKQLLLAGLAP; encoded by the coding sequence ATGATCGGACGTACCGCCCGGCTCCAGGTGCTCGCGTTCCTGATGGTCAGCGTGCTCGGGATCAGCTATGTCGCGATCCGCTACGTCGGGCTCGGCGACCGGCTGCTCGGGCACGGCTACCTGGTGCACGCCGACTTCGCCGACGCGGGCGGCATCTTCCCGAACGCGTCGGTCGGCTACCGGGGCGTACCTGTCGGCCGGGTCGACTCGGTCGACCTGCACGACGGGGCGGTCCGGGTCACGCTGCGGCTGGACGAGGGGGTGCGGGTACCCGACGCGCTGCGGGCGGTGGTCTCGCAACGTTCCGCCGTCGGCGAGCAGTACGTCGACCTGCGGCCGGAACGCGACACCGGGCCGTGGCTGCGGGACGGCGCGGTGATCGGCCGGGACCGGACCGGCGTCCCGCTCGCCCCGGAGACCCTGCTGGCCAACCTGGACGCGCTGGTCCGCTCCATCGACCCGGACGACCTGGCGGTGGTGATCGACGAGCTGGGTGTCGCCTTCGAGGGCAACGAGGCGGCACTGCGGCGGATCCTGGACGCCAGCGGCGCGCTGCTGGCCGAGGCGACGGTACGGCTGCCGGAGACGGTGGCGCTGATCCGGGACGGGCGCACGGTGCTGCGTACCCAGCAGGAGTCCGCCGAGGCGCTGCGTCGCTGGGCGGACGGGCTGGCCCGGCTCGCCGAGACGGTCCGGGCGGCCGACCCCGACCTGCGGCGGATCCTCGCCGACGGGCCGCCCGCCGCCACCGAACTGGTCGGGCTGCTGCGCGACCTGGACCCGTCGATCGGCACCCTGCTGGGCAACCTGGTCGCGGTGAACGGGGTGGCCGCCCGGCGGCTGCCCGGCATCGAGCAACTGCTGGTGGTCTATCCGCTGGTGGTGGACGGCGCGTTCACGGTCACGCCCGGCGACGGCAGCGTCCACTTCGGACTGGTACTCAACGTCGCCGACCCGCCCGCCTGCGTCTACGACGGCTCGGCCGAATGCACCTCGGCGGAGGCGGCGCGCGGTTCCAGCGTCCGGGGCAGCGCGGCGGCGCCCCGGCCCGGCGGCACCGACCCGCCGCCGCCGCGCCCCGGCGGGCCCGCCCTGGCACCGCCGGACGAGCCGGACGGCGACGACACCCCACCGGTCTCGCCGGCCACGGTAGCCGGCTACGACCCGGCGACCGGGCTGGCGCTCGGCCCGGCCGGCGGCCCGCTCTCCTTCGGCTCCACCGGCGGGCAGTACCGACTCGCCGGCGATCAGTCCTGGAAGCAACTCCTACTCGCCGGCCTCGCGCCATGA
- a CDS encoding MCE family protein, which produces MNRPPSAQRRSAGRAGRTARRAVATLAAAVLVAAAGLAGCTVPDLADLPLPGGAPSEPSYQVTAEFGDVLDLVPQASVKVNDVTVGSVRQISLRGWTALVRLDIDRTVRLPGNATAAVRQTSLLGEKYVALAAPVTEPPAGQLGDDAVIPLARTKRSAEVEEVLAALGLLLNGGGLAQLKTINQELAAALQGREPAARDALRQLETFVAGLDRQKADLVRAVEALDRLTGRLARQRAVIGDALDALDPGLTVLAEQREQLSAAVTALGELGRVGARVVTESREDLVASVRALQPTLEQLVRAGDALPKSLDFMLSYPFPPNVTGAIVGDYINLAVTADLDAATILANLFSAKPVAKPPSRTRPGGSTGGNRPGGATGGGQRPGGGDGRPGGVGPLLPGVLPPVCLPVGGLLPIDWLPPLLPECELPEDCELLRPGSLLPPGGLLPPGGVVPPGTIFPPGTKLPLGTILSPGCLLPPPDGATQGQTGGLLDVLGGGLLR; this is translated from the coding sequence ATGAACCGGCCACCCTCCGCACAGCGCCGTTCGGCCGGGCGAGCCGGGCGGACGGCACGGCGGGCGGTCGCCACACTCGCGGCGGCGGTGCTGGTGGCCGCGGCCGGGTTGGCCGGCTGCACCGTGCCGGACCTGGCCGACCTGCCGCTGCCCGGCGGCGCGCCGAGCGAGCCGTCCTACCAGGTCACGGCCGAGTTCGGCGACGTACTCGACCTGGTGCCGCAGGCGTCGGTGAAAGTCAACGACGTCACCGTAGGCAGCGTGCGGCAGATCTCGCTGCGCGGCTGGACCGCACTGGTCCGGCTGGACATCGACCGGACGGTACGGTTGCCCGGCAACGCCACCGCCGCGGTCCGGCAGACCAGCCTGCTCGGCGAGAAGTACGTCGCACTCGCCGCCCCGGTCACCGAGCCGCCGGCCGGACAGCTCGGCGACGACGCGGTGATCCCGCTGGCCCGGACCAAGCGGTCGGCCGAGGTCGAGGAGGTGCTGGCCGCGCTCGGGCTGCTACTCAACGGCGGCGGGCTGGCCCAGCTCAAGACGATCAACCAGGAACTCGCCGCCGCCTTGCAGGGCCGGGAACCGGCCGCCCGGGACGCATTGCGCCAGTTGGAGACCTTCGTCGCCGGGCTGGACCGGCAGAAGGCGGACCTGGTCCGCGCGGTGGAGGCCCTGGACCGGCTGACCGGCCGGCTGGCCCGGCAGCGTGCCGTGATCGGCGACGCGCTCGACGCGCTCGACCCCGGCCTCACCGTACTGGCCGAGCAGCGGGAACAGCTCAGCGCGGCGGTGACCGCCCTCGGCGAACTGGGCCGGGTAGGTGCCCGGGTGGTCACCGAGAGCCGGGAGGATCTGGTGGCGAGCGTACGCGCGCTGCAACCGACGCTCGAACAGCTCGTCCGGGCCGGCGACGCGCTGCCGAAGTCACTCGACTTCATGCTGTCGTACCCGTTCCCGCCGAACGTCACCGGAGCGATCGTCGGCGACTACATCAACCTGGCGGTCACCGCCGACCTGGACGCCGCGACCATCCTGGCGAATCTCTTCTCGGCCAAGCCGGTGGCGAAACCGCCGTCGAGGACCCGCCCCGGCGGCAGCACCGGCGGCAACCGGCCGGGCGGTGCGACCGGCGGCGGGCAGCGGCCCGGCGGCGGCGACGGGCGACCCGGCGGGGTCGGTCCACTGCTTCCCGGCGTGCTGCCACCGGTCTGCCTGCCGGTCGGCGGGCTGCTGCCGATCGACTGGCTGCCGCCGCTGCTGCCCGAGTGCGAGCTGCCGGAGGACTGCGAGCTGCTCCGCCCCGGCTCGCTGCTGCCGCCGGGCGGGCTGCTGCCACCGGGCGGCGTGGTGCCGCCCGGCACGATCTTCCCGCCCGGCACCAAACTGCCGCTGGGCACCATCCTCTCCCCCGGCTGCCTGCTGCCGCCGCCGGACGGGGCGACGCAGGGGCAGACCGGCGGGCTGCTCGACGTACTCGGCGGGGGGTTGCTGAGATGA